One region of Oxalobacteraceae bacterium OTU3CAMAD1 genomic DNA includes:
- a CDS encoding PAAR domain-containing protein, which yields MALPIVRLGDMTSHGGTVITASPTHSIGGIGIARMGDNIACPLPGHGVNVIVEGATTYLVGGRMVALHGHKCACGCTLISSLASATHG from the coding sequence ATGGCGCTGCCCATTGTTCGTTTGGGGGACATGACTTCTCATGGTGGCACCGTTATCACCGCATCGCCGACTCACAGTATCGGAGGCATTGGCATCGCACGCATGGGTGACAACATTGCGTGCCCGCTGCCTGGACATGGCGTAAATGTTATTGTCGAGGGTGCGACGACTTATCTCGTTGGCGGACGAATGGTCGCTTTGCACGGTCACAAGTGCGCTTGCGGATGTACGCTTATCTCCAGCCTCGCTTCGGCAACGCACGGTTAG
- the dnaJ gene encoding molecular chaperone DnaJ encodes MAKRDFYETLGVAKNASEDEIKKSYRKLAMKYHPDRNPDSKESEEKFKEVKEAYEMLTNPEKREAYDRYGHAGVDPNMGGGGGFGGGAGGFGDAFGDIFGDIFGGGGRGRSAGPQVYRGADLRYNLEITLEQAAHGFDTTIRVPSWDKCDTCHGSGAKPGTSPVTCTTCAGHGQVRMQQGFFSIQQTCPKCHGTGKVIPEPCAACAGQGRIKRNKTLEVKIPVGIDNGMRIRSSGNGEPGTNGGPSGDLYVEIHIKPHTVFQREGDDLHCEMPISFAKAALGGEIEVPTLSGKVSFTIPEGTQSGKTFRLKGKGIKGVRSGFAGDLFCHVAVETPVKLTEKQKDMLRDFEKLTTEGGAKHSPQSKTWRDKVKDFFE; translated from the coding sequence ATGGCAAAGCGTGATTTCTACGAGACACTTGGTGTCGCAAAAAACGCGTCGGAAGACGAGATCAAGAAGTCCTATCGCAAACTGGCGATGAAATACCATCCGGACCGCAATCCGGATAGCAAAGAGTCGGAAGAAAAATTCAAGGAAGTCAAAGAAGCCTACGAGATGCTGACCAATCCGGAAAAGCGCGAGGCGTATGACCGTTACGGTCACGCCGGCGTCGATCCGAACATGGGCGGCGGTGGCGGCTTTGGCGGCGGCGCCGGCGGTTTCGGCGACGCCTTCGGCGACATCTTCGGCGACATCTTCGGTGGCGGCGGCCGTGGCCGCAGCGCCGGCCCGCAGGTCTATCGCGGCGCCGATCTGCGCTACAACCTGGAGATCACGCTGGAGCAGGCCGCCCACGGCTTCGACACGACGATCCGCGTGCCGTCGTGGGACAAGTGCGACACCTGCCACGGTTCCGGCGCCAAGCCGGGCACCTCGCCGGTCACCTGCACCACGTGCGCGGGCCACGGCCAGGTGCGCATGCAGCAGGGCTTCTTCAGCATCCAGCAGACCTGCCCGAAATGCCACGGCACCGGCAAGGTCATTCCCGAGCCATGCGCCGCGTGCGCGGGCCAGGGCCGCATCAAGCGTAACAAGACGCTGGAAGTGAAGATCCCGGTCGGCATCGACAACGGCATGCGTATCCGCTCGTCCGGCAACGGCGAACCGGGGACCAACGGCGGACCGTCGGGCGATTTGTATGTGGAGATCCACATCAAGCCGCACACGGTGTTCCAGCGCGAGGGCGACGACCTGCATTGCGAGATGCCGATCTCCTTCGCCAAGGCGGCGCTGGGCGGCGAGATCGAAGTGCCGACGCTCTCTGGTAAAGTATCGTTCACGATCCCGGAGGGCACCCAGTCGGGCAAGACCTTCCGCCTCAAGGGCAAGGGCATCAAGGGCGTGCGCTCCGGCTTTGCGGGCGACTTGTTCTGCCACGTGGCGGTCGAGACCCCGGTCAAGCTGACCGAGAAGCAGAAGGACATGCTGCGCGACTTCGAGAAGCTGACCACCGAGGGCGGCGCCAAGCATAGCCCGCAAAGCAAAACCTGGCGTGACAAGGTGAAGGACTTTTTTGAGTAA
- the can gene encoding carbonate dehydratase translates to MSDQDISNSPLRGLLENNRKWAESEVERDPDFFNRLATQAAPEYLWIGCSDSRVPANELLGLAPGDVFVHRNIANVVVHSDLNALSVLQFAIDVLKVKHVIIVGHYGCKGVHAAMTGQRFGLVDNWLRHVQDVNQKHERYMGDVMPSQERSKRLVELNVVEQVSNVCQTTILQDAWDRGQEVTVHGWVYGIEDGKLHDLGMTVTAAHELAPRSAVRLGKYEDQLG, encoded by the coding sequence ATGAGCGATCAAGACATCAGCAATTCCCCGTTGCGCGGCCTGTTGGAAAACAACCGCAAATGGGCCGAATCGGAAGTGGAACGCGATCCGGATTTCTTCAACCGGCTCGCCACGCAGGCGGCGCCGGAATATCTGTGGATCGGTTGTTCGGACAGCCGCGTGCCGGCGAACGAGCTGCTGGGCCTTGCGCCGGGCGACGTGTTCGTCCACCGCAATATCGCCAACGTGGTGGTGCATTCGGATTTGAACGCGCTGTCGGTGCTGCAGTTCGCGATCGATGTGCTGAAGGTGAAGCATGTGATCATCGTCGGCCATTACGGCTGCAAGGGCGTGCACGCGGCGATGACCGGCCAGCGTTTCGGCCTGGTCGACAATTGGCTGCGCCACGTGCAGGACGTCAACCAGAAGCACGAGCGGTATATGGGCGATGTGATGCCAAGCCAGGAGCGGTCGAAACGGCTGGTGGAGTTGAATGTGGTGGAGCAGGTGTCCAATGTTTGCCAGACCACGATTCTGCAGGATGCATGGGATCGCGGCCAGGAAGTGACCGTGCATGGTTGGGTCTACGGTATCGAGGACGGCAAGCTGCACGACCTGGGCATGACCGTCACCGCCGCGCATGAGTTAGCGCCGCGTTCGGCGGTCAGGTTGGGCAAGTATGAGGATCAGTTGGGATAA